In Festucalex cinctus isolate MCC-2025b chromosome 1, RoL_Fcin_1.0, whole genome shotgun sequence, the sequence ATTCAATTCTATATTAGGCCATTGTTATAATGGATTctcttgattttttattttttttaaacagctcggaataacaaaaagagagagagagaagagtgaACTATTCGATTGTTTGATCATATTAAGACTTTTAAAAGCAGAATCTGATGATACAATAATTGGTTTGTCAATTGTTACAAGTGATATGTCTATTAAATTGGACGAGGTGGGTGCATTGCTCTGGGAATTAAAACACATAATGCATaactttttgtgctttttttcggGAAGTCAAACTTTTTCAAAAGTTGAATCTCGGAAAATATGCTATATTGCAGCTGATTATTACAACGGATTGTTTGAATCAAATCTTTGCCTTTTCTCACATTCTACTTTATTTAGGATCCATTTTCCCTCCCTTCGAATCTCTTAAAAAGAATAGATGAATATTCTTGCACCAACCTGACGACGGACGGTCCGAGTAGCGGGTACAATAAACCCAGGCTGGCCACAGCATCTGTTTGCCCCCATCAGATGCTGAGCTGGCCTGTGGGCTGCTGCAGCGGTTCTCGTCGGCTTCTCGGACCTTCTCGCTGTCTTCCCCGCCTAGCTCGCCCTTCTGGATGAGAATGTCCGGTTGGTTGTCGTCGGATGATCGAGAGTCGTCCTCGGCTCGTCCCTGGATGTCGCCAATTTTGGGCTCGTTTCTCACCTCATCTCTTCTTGTGATCCCATCGCGGACCAGCATGCCACTTTTCCTCCTCCGACCAAAATCTGGCCTTAAAATGTTGTCAATGTAAAAGTTTGTGATCCTGTGGGACTGTTGGTTGCCAGGTGGCAGGATGAGAGGCAGGATGGCTCTATTGGACTCCTCACCGGAGTCCTCCGGGCGCTCCGGGTCTCGACGAGCATTTTCTTCCATGATGATGACGCTTGATGTCCTCAGAACTTTTGCAACAAAAGTGAATTCCAATCTAATGATGCGTTCAAGATGCtaaagaaaaatatacaaaagcgGCTTTTTAGTAGACTACAAATGAATGGTATACAAACGtgccgtttttttctttttactgagaaaaaaatcatagttccatttcaaataataatCGACTCCTCATTGTTTCCCTGTTGAGagatttcaaattattattctgaataataataataaaagatttttgttttgtttttttcaagagtTTTCCGTGATGGCTGCGCACATTTTTTGATGCTCTCAGCAGTAAAGCGTCCTCACTCAGACGCGACGCTCAAATACTTTCACTAAAGATTTGCTTCTcgtttctgattggctgagagTCGTTGTACTACGGCGCTTTAGACACGTGCCTTGGACCAATCCACATGCAGAGATCCTGTCACGTGACGTCACTAGAATTCCTTGGAGGCAGAATCAGTCTGCTCCGTATACGTGTATACgttcaagtgaaaaaaaaaatgtcagtatcTATAACTCTAATTAAATATCCACAAACGATAACTGGAAAATGAAAAGCACCGTTGGTCATTATAACAAATTGTAATAACTAGATAGATAAATagggtcaataaaaaaaatgtcttgtatttctggACGTATTTATAGTAATATTGTAGTGACTATCAATTTTAATGATTTATGTATAGGCTACGCCCgctgtttaaatgttttcatttgttttaaggACTAGCCTAATTAGCCTTTGTGTTATTAATGACATCTTCAAATTGTCAAGAAAAACAACACGTGCAAATTCAAGTATCATGTCACGATtcgaatatgaaaaaaaaactacacttcccctcaaatttgtattatttattattaggcactaaaaataaataaaaattaagtgCATGGATGGCTAAACATGTAATTAAGAAAAATAGGTGACATTCGTTTAATTGTCATGCATAATTTAAGTGCTCACATTTTCCCATAGAGCTTGAATGCAACACGAGTAACTGTCTTCTGTCTTTACATTTGGACCTATAGCCTACACGTGGATAATGACAACATCTTGGAATGAGTCTGCAtacaacataaataaaacatgacCATGGACCACGTGACTATCCCCGTCATCATCGCCGTCAGGGGCTCGCCTGCATCCAGTTCAGCCTCCGCCTCCCTTCCCCCCATCccatcacacacgcacactggaTGTGTGCGACACGCACGCTCTTAAGAGTCGTTGCCTCTTAAGCAGCGAACTCAAATGACGTAATAATTTCTCGTGAATAGATTATGAGTACACTAACAGTCACCTTCTTTTATTGATAAAttgattaataaaataaaaattaaaaaaaataaaaataaa encodes:
- the LOC144029491 gene encoding homeobox protein engrailed-2b-like isoform X1, whose translation is MHLERIIRLEFTFVAKVLRTSSVIIMEENARRDPERPEDSGEESNRAILPLILPPGNQQSHRITNFYIDNILRPDFGRRRKSGMLVRDGITRRDEVRNEPKIGDIQGRAEDDSRSSDDNQPDILIQKGELGGEDSEKVREADENRCSSPQASSASDGGKQMLWPAWVYCTRYSDRPSSGPRSRKPKRARTPTKEDKRPRTAFTVEQLHRLKSEFQSNRYLTEQRRQDLARELGLNESQIKIWFQNKRAKIKKATGNKNSLALHLMAQGLYNHTSSKDAKSDSD
- the LOC144029491 gene encoding homeobox protein engrailed-2b-like isoform X2, translating into MEENARRDPERPEDSGEESNRAILPLILPPGNQQSHRITNFYIDNILRPDFGRRRKSGMLVRDGITRRDEVRNEPKIGDIQGRAEDDSRSSDDNQPDILIQKGELGGEDSEKVREADENRCSSPQASSASDGGKQMLWPAWVYCTRYSDRPSSGPRSRKPKRARTPTKEDKRPRTAFTVEQLHRLKSEFQSNRYLTEQRRQDLARELGLNESQIKIWFQNKRAKIKKATGNKNSLALHLMAQGLYNHTSSKDAKSDSD